In Limisalsivibrio acetivorans, one genomic interval encodes:
- the fliS gene encoding flagellar export chaperone FliS, translating to MSNPYQNYIKQEVEGATKGKLVLLLYDGAIKFMKLAIIAVNEENVPEAHNNIMKAENIIYELMSTLNMDAGEISDNLMRLYDFMIWQLIEANKTKDKQKIESVIELMASLREAWKEVVKQEEGSGEQSGEAKSINFAG from the coding sequence GTGTCCAACCCGTATCAGAATTACATCAAACAGGAAGTCGAAGGGGCAACCAAAGGAAAGCTTGTTCTTCTGCTGTATGATGGTGCGATTAAGTTTATGAAGCTTGCGATCATAGCCGTCAATGAGGAGAACGTTCCTGAGGCTCACAACAACATCATGAAAGCGGAGAACATCATATACGAGCTGATGTCCACGCTTAACATGGATGCAGGTGAAATCTCTGATAACCTTATGAGGCTTTACGATTTTATGATATGGCAACTCATCGAGGCAAATAAGACAAAGGACAAGCAGAAGATCGAGTCCGTAATTGAGCTTATGGCAAGCCTTAGAGAAGCCTGGAAAGAGGTTGTAAAGCAGGAAGAGGGATCAGGCGAACAAAGTGGAGAGGCAAAGTCAATTAATTTTGCCGGATGA
- a CDS encoding PhoH family protein: MPKIKNFVVDTNVILYSPKALETFENNNIYMPAVVLEELDSFKKNVDLNGYNAREFIRRIEEYRMAGDLQKGIKLDSGGKLYIAFHDQESRSLIPDEFERKNDNLILSLAMKLKKSKRNETVVISKDVNLRLKANALGIKAEDYYHERRGSFLDNTNDELIVADSYLNELRNSHEMHLPAEIYGIDSEEFQPRANEYFILKSSENPGLSVYVKYIETPEGERYFQTLKMEETDNVYGIKPANRKQRYLLDTLLDPEIDIVFAIGIAGTGKTLLALCAGLNAVLSEGLYKRMVVTRSPIPMGRDLGYLPGGISEKLDPWLKPIYDNLEFIISRGNVSEGKDGVTHKNQLNNMTIEYLKDANLLEIEALTYIRGRTLMDTFVVIDEAQNLSPHEMKTIITRAGHNTKIVFTGDLKQIDNPYLTELDNGLINASEKFTSSKFAHCSTVYLDKGERSRLASEAAKVL; encoded by the coding sequence ATGCCCAAAATAAAGAACTTCGTGGTTGACACTAATGTCATCCTCTATTCCCCCAAGGCCCTCGAAACATTCGAAAACAACAACATTTACATGCCCGCAGTAGTTCTTGAAGAGCTTGACTCCTTCAAGAAAAACGTTGATCTCAACGGCTATAACGCAAGGGAGTTCATCCGCAGAATCGAAGAATACCGCATGGCTGGTGACCTTCAAAAGGGCATTAAGCTCGATTCAGGCGGTAAGCTCTATATCGCTTTCCACGATCAGGAGTCGAGAAGCCTTATCCCCGATGAGTTTGAGCGAAAGAACGATAATCTAATCCTGAGCCTTGCCATGAAGCTCAAGAAATCGAAGCGTAACGAGACGGTGGTTATATCAAAGGATGTTAACCTCCGACTCAAGGCCAACGCGCTCGGGATTAAAGCGGAGGACTACTACCACGAACGAAGAGGAAGCTTCCTTGATAACACAAACGATGAACTCATCGTTGCGGATTCCTACCTTAACGAGCTGCGAAACTCCCATGAGATGCATCTTCCTGCTGAGATTTACGGTATTGACTCCGAGGAGTTTCAGCCAAGGGCAAACGAGTATTTCATCCTGAAAAGCTCAGAGAACCCCGGTTTAAGCGTATACGTGAAATATATTGAGACACCCGAAGGTGAGCGGTATTTTCAAACCCTCAAGATGGAGGAGACCGACAACGTCTACGGTATAAAGCCGGCAAATAGAAAGCAGAGGTATCTACTTGATACACTACTGGATCCTGAGATCGATATAGTCTTTGCCATCGGTATTGCTGGTACTGGTAAAACCCTCCTTGCCCTTTGTGCAGGTCTTAATGCAGTGCTGAGCGAAGGGCTGTACAAGCGTATGGTTGTTACACGCTCACCCATCCCCATGGGAAGGGATCTCGGTTATCTCCCCGGCGGCATATCAGAGAAGCTGGATCCCTGGCTTAAACCGATTTACGACAACCTCGAGTTCATCATAAGCAGGGGGAACGTAAGCGAAGGTAAGGACGGTGTAACCCATAAGAATCAACTGAACAACATGACAATAGAGTATCTTAAGGATGCAAACCTCCTTGAGATAGAAGCGCTTACGTATATCAGGGGAAGGACTCTCATGGATACCTTTGTGGTTATCGATGAGGCCCAAAACCTCAGCCCCCATGAGATGAAGACCATCATAACAAGAGCAGGGCACAACACGAAGATCGTTTTTACCGGTGATCTTAAGCAGATCGACAATCCTTATCTTACAGAGCTTGATAACGGCCTTATAAACGCATCAGAGAAGTTTACTTCATCTAAGTTTGCACACTGCTCAACGGTTTATCTGGATAAGGGCGAGCGAAGCAGGCTTGCTTCCGAGGCAGCAAAAGTGCTTTAG
- the fliD gene encoding flagellar filament capping protein FliD — translation MGAIKMGGIVSGMDTNAIVDELVSATKAPIDRLNQKLEVKALEKTIYSDVNEKLGTLETDLLTLRLESTFKTKNVNSSNSSLLYATATTEASPGTHVVNVEQTAKNSSWVSSYTRQRVAETGAGVAGLSGVPDDNIEGLHQVEISDKGTHFLSTNTFKPDNWGTMTKSNGAVLAGTVVDASGDLQADYTDATLTMDFSDGTDTYSVTSTFTAATGDDINTVTRQIEEDINSQLNTAMGTNAKQYYAVRADYDDAAGEWNISFYEPATSNLDMSVTGGTAQADLGLGAGFDSTGSATNIMKYHRAADAASLHTKMDDAVGGLIPGATLKLYASEIEEGTFSVKQDASLKVAGDTYSEVFGADGVSTTAPLDTYVTGLNNAGFDNTVDDSANGYFTINGIQIEVEDYTKISVDELLAKINSSGAGVTANYESAQDRIVLTNNEKGPKNIDLGTSSDTSNLLDVMKLTYNEGGVKALGSTEGSIDPTAPLSESGMSAVPNSGIFTVNGVSIYVDSKNDSLNDVMQKVNNSGAGVTMSYDTSTDKVNIVSDSKDKISFGSASDTSGFLQAVNLTTNTTVEQSLGTEGRSAVIEVDGVTYVRDSNNVDDIIPGVELDIRGTDGTPITLTIETDTDRTIKAVASFVQHYNELMQKLNVPDVSDDDRDEYMRTLSDEEKNSMSDTEYKEWMEKFYEVNEYDIISKSSELRNLHQSVRAELFYEIPGLNSTFSNLQELGIEIAGDGDIETESLGYLIKDTTDYDEIVAALEGNTDFLNALRNQPADVYNFFAEDGGWTNEYEDMIERYTENDGMIQTKVKADGSLDREMQRLSEQIERLQDRAEMELERYWKQFTAMEKAIADAEAQGNALTQALSGAG, via the coding sequence ATGGGCGCAATAAAAATGGGCGGAATCGTCTCAGGGATGGACACCAATGCCATAGTTGATGAACTCGTTTCAGCAACTAAGGCTCCCATCGACAGACTGAACCAGAAGCTCGAGGTCAAGGCTCTTGAGAAGACCATTTACAGCGATGTGAATGAGAAACTCGGAACGCTTGAGACCGATCTTCTTACGCTCCGCCTCGAATCAACATTTAAAACGAAGAACGTTAACTCCTCAAACTCTTCACTACTCTATGCTACTGCTACTACGGAAGCGAGTCCGGGTACGCATGTGGTAAACGTTGAGCAGACAGCGAAGAACTCTTCCTGGGTCAGCTCCTATACACGTCAAAGGGTAGCTGAAACAGGAGCAGGAGTTGCGGGGCTGTCCGGTGTGCCGGATGACAACATTGAGGGTCTGCATCAGGTTGAGATATCCGACAAGGGAACACATTTCTTGTCCACAAATACATTTAAGCCCGATAACTGGGGAACCATGACCAAAAGCAACGGTGCTGTTCTGGCTGGAACAGTTGTAGATGCTTCCGGCGATCTCCAGGCGGATTACACCGATGCTACATTAACCATGGATTTCAGCGATGGTACCGACACCTACAGCGTTACATCAACCTTCACCGCCGCCACAGGCGATGATATAAACACGGTAACAAGGCAGATCGAGGAGGATATCAACTCCCAGCTTAATACTGCCATGGGCACAAACGCAAAGCAGTACTATGCGGTACGTGCTGATTACGACGATGCAGCAGGGGAGTGGAACATATCCTTTTACGAGCCGGCGACATCTAACCTCGACATGAGCGTTACTGGCGGTACTGCACAAGCAGATCTCGGCCTCGGAGCCGGCTTTGACAGCACTGGAAGCGCTACAAACATAATGAAATATCATAGAGCCGCCGATGCAGCCTCACTTCACACCAAGATGGATGACGCTGTGGGTGGGCTTATACCGGGTGCTACTCTTAAACTCTATGCTTCTGAGATAGAGGAGGGGACATTCTCCGTTAAGCAGGATGCCTCCCTGAAGGTAGCAGGTGATACGTACTCTGAGGTATTTGGAGCTGACGGAGTATCCACCACCGCCCCCCTTGATACATACGTTACCGGACTTAATAACGCCGGTTTCGATAATACTGTAGATGACTCAGCCAACGGATACTTCACCATAAACGGTATCCAAATTGAGGTTGAGGACTACACCAAGATCAGCGTTGATGAGCTGCTTGCTAAGATCAACTCATCCGGTGCAGGGGTAACAGCCAATTACGAAAGCGCACAGGACAGGATAGTTCTCACAAACAATGAAAAAGGTCCTAAGAATATCGATCTAGGTACATCCAGCGACACAAGCAACCTGCTTGACGTAATGAAACTTACCTACAACGAAGGTGGAGTTAAGGCGCTTGGAAGTACAGAGGGCTCCATAGACCCCACAGCACCCCTTTCAGAATCGGGGATGTCCGCTGTGCCTAATTCGGGCATTTTCACCGTCAACGGGGTGTCAATTTATGTAGACTCTAAGAACGACAGCCTTAACGATGTTATGCAGAAGGTTAACAACTCCGGCGCAGGCGTAACCATGAGTTACGACACCTCCACGGATAAGGTAAATATCGTATCCGACAGCAAGGATAAGATCTCCTTCGGCTCGGCATCGGACACCAGCGGATTCCTGCAGGCCGTTAACCTTACCACCAACACCACCGTTGAGCAGTCCTTGGGAACCGAAGGAAGGAGTGCGGTAATAGAGGTGGACGGTGTTACGTATGTTCGTGACAGCAACAATGTGGACGACATTATCCCCGGTGTTGAGCTGGATATTCGCGGTACGGACGGAACCCCCATAACCCTTACGATAGAAACCGACACAGATAGAACCATAAAGGCAGTAGCAAGCTTTGTTCAGCACTACAACGAACTTATGCAGAAGCTGAACGTTCCCGATGTGAGCGATGATGATCGCGATGAATACATGCGAACCCTCAGCGATGAAGAGAAGAACTCCATGTCCGATACTGAATACAAGGAATGGATGGAGAAGTTCTACGAGGTTAACGAGTACGATATCATCTCCAAGAGTTCGGAGCTGAGAAATCTTCATCAGAGTGTGCGTGCTGAACTGTTTTATGAGATACCTGGATTAAATAGCACATTCAGTAACTTACAGGAACTCGGCATCGAGATTGCCGGCGATGGTGATATAGAAACCGAAAGTCTTGGTTATCTTATCAAAGATACGACCGATTATGATGAAATAGTGGCCGCCCTTGAGGGGAACACCGATTTCCTCAATGCACTCCGTAATCAGCCGGCAGACGTCTACAACTTCTTTGCAGAAGATGGCGGATGGACGAATGAATACGAGGACATGATCGAACGCTACACCGAAAACGATGGAATGATCCAGACGAAGGTGAAGGCGGACGGCAGCCTCGACAGAGAGATGCAGAGACTCAGCGAGCAGATCGAAAGACTGCAGGACAGGGCGGAGATGGAGCTTGAAAGGTATTGGAAGCAGTTTACGGCCATGGAAAAGGCCATAGCTGATGCCGAGGCACAGGGAAATGCGCTTACGCAGGCACTCTCAGGGGCCGGATAA
- a CDS encoding AAA family ATPase, whose protein sequence is MYREYFAFRDKPFRLTPSPAYFYCSSTHDRAMTLLEYGINSRKGFMMLTGIPGSGKTTMCMLLRETLAECNTALVEKCPDKDILKTACSEFGIEIESSSEDNHLFGVLMDFFVDEYKKGKNNVLIIDDADEYSVETFNMLERLAEIEIEQCKLVQVLLVGTPELSSKLMYGQINNLNERVFFVQELGLLGLKDTAMYLQHRINQAKGADPDILKRTAVVEIHRFSHGLPLEVNVIADKAFQVAAEAKDKKVGPKHVRKAVKLISGVKPPLRFATIAPYVTPVLLVLVLILGFMQYQNMTKEPEQKVVVIEKAPEPQQPVTERIPSEAEIREQTTEEPEPQVQQEAEKKPEQVSEPVEQKPDQATEPAQPSAETEPAMQADTPIADNMTTQADEPESSVEKPAEEPLEEQAEAVRYGCITANSGLNMRAEPTTNGELLTVVPSGESAVLIENKPAGWWRAEYNGIEGYLYGSFVEETDNPENCGG, encoded by the coding sequence ATGTATAGAGAGTATTTTGCTTTCAGGGACAAACCTTTCCGGCTTACTCCAAGTCCGGCATATTTCTATTGCTCCTCCACCCACGACAGGGCAATGACCCTCTTGGAGTATGGAATAAACAGCCGAAAGGGATTCATGATGCTTACCGGTATACCCGGTTCGGGCAAAACGACTATGTGTATGCTCCTGCGGGAAACACTTGCGGAATGCAACACAGCCCTAGTGGAAAAATGCCCTGATAAGGATATTCTCAAAACCGCCTGCTCGGAATTCGGCATCGAGATAGAGAGCTCCTCCGAGGACAACCATCTTTTCGGCGTGCTTATGGATTTCTTCGTAGATGAATACAAGAAGGGTAAGAACAACGTCCTTATCATTGACGATGCCGATGAATACTCCGTTGAAACCTTCAATATGCTTGAGCGTCTCGCTGAGATTGAGATAGAGCAGTGTAAACTTGTACAGGTTCTCCTTGTGGGAACGCCCGAACTCAGCTCCAAGCTCATGTATGGACAGATAAACAACCTGAACGAACGGGTCTTTTTCGTACAGGAGCTGGGTCTTCTCGGTCTTAAGGATACAGCTATGTATCTACAGCACCGTATAAACCAGGCCAAGGGTGCCGATCCCGACATCCTTAAGCGAACAGCGGTTGTGGAGATCCACCGTTTCAGCCACGGTCTCCCTTTGGAAGTAAATGTCATTGCCGATAAGGCCTTTCAGGTAGCCGCAGAAGCTAAGGACAAAAAGGTCGGGCCCAAGCATGTTCGAAAGGCTGTAAAGCTCATTTCCGGCGTTAAACCGCCACTCCGCTTCGCAACCATAGCTCCATATGTAACTCCCGTGCTCCTTGTTCTAGTGCTCATACTGGGATTCATGCAGTATCAGAACATGACTAAGGAGCCAGAGCAGAAGGTTGTAGTAATAGAGAAAGCGCCCGAGCCTCAACAACCCGTTACCGAGAGGATACCTTCCGAGGCTGAGATAAGGGAGCAGACAACAGAAGAGCCTGAACCACAGGTTCAGCAAGAAGCCGAGAAAAAGCCGGAGCAGGTTTCCGAGCCTGTTGAGCAAAAACCTGATCAGGCAACTGAACCTGCTCAGCCGTCCGCCGAAACGGAGCCGGCTATGCAGGCAGATACACCCATCGCAGATAACATGACTACGCAGGCGGATGAGCCCGAATCATCTGTTGAGAAACCTGCCGAGGAACCCTTAGAAGAGCAGGCAGAGGCAGTCCGTTACGGATGCATAACAGCAAACAGCGGGCTTAATATGCGTGCAGAGCCCACCACAAACGGAGAGCTGCTCACCGTTGTACCCTCAGGAGAGTCCGCCGTGTTGATAGAGAATAAGCCTGCAGGGTGGTGGAGAGCAGAATATAACGGTATTGAGGGCTATCTTTACGGCTCCTTCGTTGAAGAAACTGATAACCCGGAAAACTGCGGCGGTTAA
- a CDS encoding gamma-glutamylcyclotransferase family protein → MIENLTYPVKVFVYGTLRKGWHGHRTFLKDKEPLFTARVNGSLYHLPFGYPVAVECEDSEMTGEVYEVDKDTLRSLREYEGVFEINPVYREKIVKINGVDVIMFTANPSKERAVKTMGLRVEGGDWAEFAKHHKTGKVKTILSSAAAAFAISLSF, encoded by the coding sequence ATGATTGAAAACCTCACCTATCCTGTTAAGGTCTTTGTTTACGGAACACTCCGCAAAGGGTGGCACGGTCACAGAACTTTTTTAAAGGACAAGGAACCCCTCTTTACTGCAAGGGTAAACGGAAGCCTTTACCATCTCCCCTTCGGCTATCCTGTGGCCGTTGAGTGTGAAGATTCTGAAATGACCGGAGAGGTTTACGAGGTTGATAAAGATACCCTCCGCTCCCTGAGAGAGTATGAGGGAGTTTTCGAGATTAATCCGGTATATAGAGAGAAGATAGTAAAGATTAACGGTGTGGACGTAATAATGTTCACCGCAAACCCCTCCAAGGAGCGGGCTGTCAAAACCATGGGATTGCGTGTTGAGGGTGGCGACTGGGCGGAGTTTGCAAAGCACCATAAAACCGGAAAGGTAAAAACCATACTCAGTTCAGCGGCGGCGGCATTCGCCATATCTCTTTCATTCTGA
- a CDS encoding HAD family hydrolase, whose protein sequence is MKKIVVYDCDGVLFDSLEAVKAYYDYVFNKFSLPMLNWDDPETLNTAMMKTNSEIIREFSQDDAKYEEIMEFASNLNFKKFLDKMVPNPGIHDALKELSDKGYRLAVLTNRGLSLDYLLKHFDMYDYFERLVCSFDVVKPKPHPEGLYKLIDHFSCSKEEILFLGDSTNDYYAAESAKVPFLAFGNDLFESPRIDHHMDVFEYL, encoded by the coding sequence ATGAAAAAAATAGTTGTTTATGACTGCGATGGCGTACTTTTTGATAGTCTGGAGGCGGTTAAGGCCTACTATGATTATGTGTTCAATAAATTCTCACTCCCCATGCTGAACTGGGATGACCCGGAAACCCTTAATACTGCAATGATGAAGACTAATAGCGAGATAATAAGGGAGTTTTCCCAGGACGATGCAAAGTATGAGGAGATCATGGAGTTTGCCTCAAACCTTAATTTCAAGAAGTTTCTGGATAAGATGGTTCCGAATCCCGGTATCCATGATGCCCTTAAAGAACTGAGTGACAAGGGCTACCGTTTGGCTGTTCTCACAAACAGGGGTCTGTCCCTTGATTATCTGCTTAAACATTTTGATATGTACGACTATTTCGAACGCCTCGTGTGCAGTTTCGATGTAGTTAAACCCAAACCGCATCCGGAAGGGCTTTATAAGCTCATAGACCACTTCTCATGTAGCAAAGAGGAGATTCTCTTCCTTGGCGATTCCACAAACGATTACTATGCAGCCGAATCCGCCAAAGTCCCCTTCCTAGCCTTCGGCAATGACCTCTTCGAAAGCCCCAGAATCGACCATCATATGGATGTTTTCGAATACCTTTGA
- the bioB gene encoding biotin synthase BioB: protein MNISEKLANEYKPNSKYIDEFLKLPDEELFTQAESIKMKSFGSLMATCAIINARSGLCSEDCSFCAQSAHYSTDAPEYPFIDLKRIDEAAKSLAEKGVERFSIVMSGKGPTEDEFQKLKEGIGIIVSHGLLADASVGILSREQLIELKDAGMSAYHHNLETSRSFFPEVCTTHSYEEDVRAVRDSVELGLYVCSGGIFGLGESWMQRAELAYTLKELGVQSVPVNFLTPIPGTPAEGKGILDKNEALRITALMRMILPDRHIRICGGRNAVFGSDDSIMHTGASGLMVGDYLTIKGVSLDEDMEKIKKLSE, encoded by the coding sequence ATGAACATATCAGAGAAGCTTGCGAATGAATACAAGCCTAACAGCAAGTACATAGACGAATTTCTTAAGCTACCGGATGAGGAATTATTCACTCAGGCAGAATCGATAAAGATGAAGAGTTTCGGTTCCTTGATGGCCACATGTGCCATAATAAATGCGAGGAGCGGCCTATGCAGTGAGGACTGCTCCTTCTGCGCCCAGTCCGCACATTACAGCACAGATGCACCCGAATATCCGTTCATCGACCTGAAGCGTATCGATGAAGCCGCAAAGTCTCTGGCGGAGAAGGGTGTTGAGCGTTTCAGCATCGTGATGAGCGGAAAAGGACCCACAGAGGATGAATTTCAAAAGCTGAAAGAGGGGATAGGCATAATCGTTTCCCACGGCCTTCTGGCCGATGCATCTGTAGGCATATTGAGCAGGGAACAGCTTATCGAGCTTAAGGATGCGGGGATGTCCGCATACCACCACAATCTCGAAACCTCACGCAGTTTTTTCCCCGAAGTTTGCACCACCCACAGCTACGAAGAGGATGTTCGGGCTGTGCGGGACTCTGTGGAGCTCGGATTATACGTGTGCTCCGGCGGTATCTTTGGTCTTGGGGAGTCGTGGATGCAGAGGGCGGAACTTGCCTATACACTGAAAGAACTGGGAGTTCAATCGGTTCCGGTTAACTTTCTGACTCCGATACCCGGTACACCAGCAGAAGGGAAGGGGATACTTGATAAGAACGAGGCGCTGAGAATAACTGCCCTTATGAGAATGATCCTTCCCGACAGACATATACGCATATGCGGCGGCAGAAACGCTGTCTTCGGAAGCGATGATTCTATAATGCACACTGGGGCGAGCGGGCTCATGGTGGGGGATTATCTCACTATCAAGGGCGTTTCCCTCGATGAGGATATGGAGAAGATAAAAAAGCTATCAGAATGA
- a CDS encoding potassium channel family protein has translation MAEKDGYRNVKPVSFKRIYEEKLYDVLGNLRLPLMTVIFFTTIGVLSLMIINKDTDGKSVLNYLFHTLITFSTIGFTEGYNSNITMNRVFMVVFVMLAFPLVYFYGLAATVQVLLQGDLRSIYRYWRKYSKMEQLKNHFIICGYNDTTKEIIRNFRRRGIPFIVACSETSCDKNIENSGVEFYVFAEPHRRDVLLGLNIDDARGLITAYEEGTTDIAVIVTARLLRPDKDNFTIYATALSEYDRDKMKLLGANEVIVPAVTTGRRILSYVLHPPSPVLSGFLEKIAYGERTDIDIIELQLSESSDVTGKALKETGVRENTGATIVAISNKEGKMKVAPPGDIVLKAGYSLILLGTPSSLNKAKKLLAS, from the coding sequence TTGGCTGAGAAAGACGGTTATAGAAATGTTAAGCCGGTAAGTTTTAAAAGGATTTATGAGGAGAAGCTGTACGATGTTCTGGGTAATCTACGCCTCCCCCTCATGACGGTGATCTTCTTCACAACAATCGGTGTTCTCTCTCTGATGATCATCAATAAGGATACCGACGGTAAAAGTGTTCTCAACTATCTGTTCCACACTCTCATAACATTCAGCACCATCGGATTCACAGAGGGCTACAACAGCAATATCACCATGAACAGGGTGTTTATGGTTGTCTTTGTCATGCTCGCCTTCCCCCTTGTTTACTTCTACGGCCTTGCTGCCACAGTTCAGGTTCTTCTACAGGGGGATCTGCGCTCAATCTACAGATACTGGAGGAAATATTCAAAGATGGAACAGCTTAAAAACCATTTCATCATCTGCGGATACAACGATACCACAAAAGAGATAATCCGGAACTTCCGCAGGAGAGGTATACCCTTCATCGTAGCCTGTTCTGAAACAAGCTGTGATAAGAACATTGAAAACTCCGGGGTTGAGTTCTATGTGTTTGCCGAGCCGCACAGACGGGATGTGCTTCTCGGTCTGAATATCGATGATGCGAGGGGGCTTATAACCGCCTACGAGGAAGGTACTACGGACATTGCCGTAATCGTTACAGCGAGGCTCCTGCGCCCTGATAAGGATAATTTCACCATATACGCCACAGCGCTGAGCGAATACGACCGTGACAAGATGAAGCTCCTCGGCGCAAACGAGGTTATCGTCCCGGCTGTTACCACGGGCCGGAGGATCCTGTCATACGTACTTCATCCCCCCTCCCCCGTTCTTTCAGGCTTCCTCGAAAAGATAGCCTACGGGGAGCGCACAGATATTGATATCATCGAGTTGCAGCTTAGCGAATCATCGGATGTTACAGGAAAGGCACTCAAGGAGACTGGCGTTCGTGAGAATACAGGCGCAACCATCGTCGCTATATCCAACAAGGAAGGGAAGATGAAGGTTGCACCTCCCGGAGACATCGTGCTTAAAGCAGGATATTCACTTATCCTGCTGGGAACACCATCATCGCTCAATAAGGCAAAGAAGCTTCTAGCATCGTAA
- the panB gene encoding 3-methyl-2-oxobutanoate hydroxymethyltransferase — MSKHSEIKKITVNHFAKMKQENEKITCLTAYDYTSAMILDEAGIELVLVGDSLGVVMNGYENTIPVTLDEVIYHTKAVKRGLKRSFLVLDMPFGTYHESEEKALTNCIRAIKESGAEAVKIEGGAEKAPLVKKLVNSGINVMGHIGLMPQSIHTMGGFKVQGRDGVEKYIEDAKALEEAGIFSLVLEGLVADVATSVTKAVDIPTIGIGAGKGCDGQILVFHDVFGLFDDFIPKFVKRYADAKTELVKAAQDYIGDVKSSVFPDDKHSYLR, encoded by the coding sequence ATGAGCAAACACTCTGAAATCAAGAAGATAACAGTTAATCACTTCGCAAAGATGAAGCAGGAGAATGAGAAGATCACCTGCCTCACAGCCTACGACTACACCTCTGCTATGATACTTGACGAAGCAGGCATTGAGCTTGTTTTGGTTGGAGATTCCCTAGGCGTTGTTATGAATGGCTACGAGAACACTATTCCTGTAACGTTGGACGAGGTTATATACCACACAAAGGCCGTTAAAAGAGGGCTCAAACGCTCCTTTCTTGTGCTTGATATGCCGTTTGGGACATACCATGAAAGTGAGGAAAAAGCGCTTACAAACTGCATCAGGGCCATTAAAGAGAGCGGTGCTGAAGCGGTTAAGATAGAGGGGGGCGCAGAGAAGGCTCCTTTGGTGAAGAAACTGGTTAATTCCGGTATAAACGTGATGGGGCATATCGGACTTATGCCTCAGAGTATTCATACCATGGGTGGCTTCAAGGTGCAGGGTCGTGACGGTGTTGAAAAGTACATTGAAGATGCTAAGGCCCTTGAGGAAGCCGGAATTTTCTCTCTGGTACTCGAAGGACTTGTGGCGGATGTCGCAACATCTGTAACTAAAGCGGTTGATATACCCACCATAGGCATCGGCGCAGGGAAGGGGTGTGACGGTCAGATCCTTGTTTTCCATGATGTCTTCGGCCTCTTCGATGACTTCATTCCAAAGTTTGTTAAAAGATATGCGGACGCAAAAACAGAACTTGTGAAGGCGGCTCAGGACTATATTGGAGACGTCAAAAGCTCAGTATTCCCAGATGATAAGCACAGTTACCTGAGGTAA
- a CDS encoding DUF6394 family protein — protein sequence MIEWGRVWSDFFIFIALTTNVGFIFGQDPYQLVIAVGVNLIAAVMKFNVKKILAAELLATAFAANLHLIPAAVLYFNNARMSLVLGLAAGAAVANVISLIIVLIDLIAGYKNPEEF from the coding sequence ATGATAGAATGGGGAAGAGTCTGGTCCGATTTCTTTATTTTCATAGCACTAACAACAAACGTAGGCTTTATATTCGGCCAGGATCCCTATCAGCTTGTGATAGCTGTGGGGGTAAACCTGATAGCGGCTGTTATGAAATTCAATGTTAAGAAGATCCTCGCCGCGGAGCTTCTGGCAACGGCTTTCGCCGCCAATCTTCACCTTATTCCTGCGGCTGTACTCTATTTTAACAACGCCCGCATGAGCCTTGTTCTCGGGCTTGCTGCCGGAGCTGCGGTGGCTAACGTAATCTCGCTCATTATTGTTCTTATAGACCTCATAGCGGGTTACAAAAACCCGGAAGAATTCTGA